A region of Larimichthys crocea isolate SSNF chromosome X, L_crocea_2.0, whole genome shotgun sequence DNA encodes the following proteins:
- the enam gene encoding enamelin isoform X1, producing MKLLVFMMCLVVTTLTAPVPGSESNEEKQVAAHANEALRWMEMYRMYQQQGVVGNPFLPAADAPAAPAAAAVVDAAPAQPADVPPPAPIANEDASEEEAEDGNPAPKAAAPGAPAAPLNSDEAEEVEEVEAAEAEPAVVEAAPAEPAAEEPAAAEPAAAEPAAADPAAAVEPAVVDVPVDAAPVDAVVVDVPPVDVVPVDVAPEAPVDAAADAPADVDAGAPVAAETDMAGAAADPVAL from the exons ATGAAGCTTTTGGTGTTCATGATGTGTCTGGTGGTCACTACCTTGACTGCTCCT GTTCCGGGGAGCGAAAGCAACGAGGAAAAA CAGGTTGCGGCACATGCCAACGAAGCCCTGAGGTGGATGGAGATGTACAGGATGTACCAGCAGCAG gGAGTAGTCGGAAACCCCTTCcttcctgctgctgatgctCCT gctgctccagctgctgcagcagta GTGGATGCTGCACCAGCCCAGCCTGCTGatgttcctcctcctgctcccatTGCTAATGAAGATGCatcagaggaggaggcagag GATGGCAACCCTGCCCCTAAAGCTGCAGCACCTGGTGCTCCTGCTGCCCCCCTAAACTCTGATGAAGCAGAGGAAGTCGAAGAGGTGGAGGCAGCCGAGGCTGAACCGGCTGTGGTTGAAGCAGCACCGGCAGAGCCGGCAGCAGAAGAGCCGGCAGCAGCAGAGCCGGCAGCAGCAGAACCGGCAGCAGCAGACCCTGCAGCAGCTGTCGAGCCAGCTGTGGTTGACGTCCCTGTAGATGCTGCACCAGttgatgctgttgttgttgatgtgcCCCCTGTTGATGTGGTTCCTGTTGATGTTGCCCCAGAAGCTCCcgttgatgctgctgctgatgcccCTGCTGATGTTGATGCGGGTGCCCCAGTGGCAGCTGAGACTGACATggctggagcagcagcagatcctGTTGCACTGTAG
- the enam gene encoding enamelin isoform X3, with the protein MKLLVFMMCLVVTTLTAPVPGSESNEEKAAPAAAAVVDAAPAQPADVPPPAPIANEDASEEEAEDGNPAPKAAAPGAPAAPLNSDEAEEVEEVEAAEAEPAVVEAAPAEPAAEEPAAAEPAAAEPAAADPAAAVEPAVVDVPVDAAPVDAVVVDVPPVDVVPVDVAPEAPVDAAADAPADVDAGAPVAAETDMAGAAADPVAL; encoded by the exons ATGAAGCTTTTGGTGTTCATGATGTGTCTGGTGGTCACTACCTTGACTGCTCCT GTTCCGGGGAGCGAAAGCAACGAGGAAAAA gctgctccagctgctgcagcagta GTGGATGCTGCACCAGCCCAGCCTGCTGatgttcctcctcctgctcccatTGCTAATGAAGATGCatcagaggaggaggcagag GATGGCAACCCTGCCCCTAAAGCTGCAGCACCTGGTGCTCCTGCTGCCCCCCTAAACTCTGATGAAGCAGAGGAAGTCGAAGAGGTGGAGGCAGCCGAGGCTGAACCGGCTGTGGTTGAAGCAGCACCGGCAGAGCCGGCAGCAGAAGAGCCGGCAGCAGCAGAGCCGGCAGCAGCAGAACCGGCAGCAGCAGACCCTGCAGCAGCTGTCGAGCCAGCTGTGGTTGACGTCCCTGTAGATGCTGCACCAGttgatgctgttgttgttgatgtgcCCCCTGTTGATGTGGTTCCTGTTGATGTTGCCCCAGAAGCTCCcgttgatgctgctgctgatgcccCTGCTGATGTTGATGCGGGTGCCCCAGTGGCAGCTGAGACTGACATggctggagcagcagcagatcctGTTGCACTGTAG
- the cnga1a gene encoding LOW QUALITY PROTEIN: cyclic nucleotide gated channel subunit alpha 1a (The sequence of the model RefSeq protein was modified relative to this genomic sequence to represent the inferred CDS: substituted 1 base at 1 genomic stop codon), with amino-acid sequence MTTPTTLPHLTVPPHTAPQLATDSDENSEDDLSAPQSNSHHLFNMNTNNNNEEXEEKEKKEKEEKEKAEQEEKEKKEKEEKEKKEKEEKEKKEKEEKEKNKPKELFVINPAGSLYYHWLFIITIPVMYNWTTIIARASFEELQHTFLLYWFFLDFAADLLYLADMAFRTRTGYLEQGLIVKDKKLLRERYTSSFQFRLDFISLLPTDIFYLYLGLDYPEIRLNRLLRIGRMLEFFTKTETKTNYPNIFRIANLILYILIIIHWNACFYFSFSKYIGFGADDWVYPAVDDPEQPAYGMPMRKYSFSLYWSTLTLTTIGEMPPPALDSEFFFHVGDFLVGVLVFATIVGNIATMISNMNAAQAQFQARIDNIKQYMQVRKVDKELELRVIKWFDYLWNNGKAQNEREVLRYLPDKLKAEIAIQVHMDTLKKVRIFADCEAGLLIELVLKLRPQVFSPGDYICKKGDIGREMYIIKDGKLAVVADDGVTQFCVLSSGSYFGEISILNIKGSKAGNRRTANIRSIGYSDLFCLSKDDLMESLTEYPDAKGMLEDKGRQILMKDNLIDLDPANIKPEVKELEEKVSKLYSTMDLMQIKLKKILKHYKSAEKVLRHRIADLERLTGEEVEDEEEEEEEVKKEEKAVEGDKKEDEKGDGEKKEEEEKGEGTKDEEGKGEETKEEEKKDETTEEEKK; translated from the exons ATGACCACTCCAACCACCCTTCCTCACCTCACCGTGCCACCTCACACTGCACCACAACTTGCCACAGACAGTGACGAGAACAGCGAGGATGACCT AAGTGCGCCTCAATCAAATTCTCATCATCTGTTCAATATGaacaccaacaataacaatgaagAGTAA gaggaaaaggaaaaaaaggaaaaggaggaaaaggaaaaggctgaacaggaagaaaaggaaaagaaggaaaaggaagaaaaggaaaaaaaggaaaaagaagaaaaggaaaaaaaggaaaaggaagaaaaggaaaaaaacaa GCCCAAAGAATTATTTGTCATCAATCCTGCTGGGAGTTTGTACTACCACTGGCTGTTCATCATCACAATACCAGTCATGTACAACTGGACCACGATCATAGCCAG GGCTTCttttgaggagctgcagcatACCTTCCTCTTATACTGGTTTTTTCTGGACTTCGCCGCAGATCTACTCTACCTGGCTGATATGGCTTTCAGGACCAGAACAG GTTACCTTGAGCAAGGCCTGATTGTGAAGGATAAGAAGCTGCTCAGGGAGCGCTACACCTCCAGCTTCCAGTTTCGTCTCGATTTTATCTCCTTGCTGCCCACTGACATCTTCTATTTATACTTGGGTCTTGACTACCCAGAGATCCGCCTCAACAGGCTGCTGAGAATTGGCCGCATGCTTGAGTTCTTCACAAAGACGGAGACTAAAACCAACTACCCCAACATCTTCCGCATTGCAAACTTGATCCTGTACATCCTCATTATCATCCACTGGAACGCTTGCTTCTACTTCTCCTTCTCCAAATACATTGGTTTTGGTGCTGACGACTGGGTTTACCCAGCTGTGGATGATCCTGAACAGCCTGCTTATGGGATGCCCATGAGGAAGTATTCATTCAGTCTCTACTGGTCCACATTGACCCTGACTACCATTGGAGAAATGCCACCACCAGCCTTGGATTCAGAATTTTTCTTCCACGTAGGTGACTTTTTAGTTGGGGTCTTGGTCTTTGCCACCATTGTAGGAAACATCGCCACCATGATCTCCAATATGAATGCTGCCCAAGCTCAGTTTCAGGCTCGGATTGACAACATCAAGCAGTACATGCAG GTCCGAAAGGTCGACAAGGAACTCGAGTTGCGAGTCATCAAATGGTTTGACTATCTGTGGAATAATGGCAAGGCACAGAATGAAAGAGAGGTGCTGAGGTATCTTCCAGACAAACTAAAGGCTGAGATCGCCATCCAAGTCCACATGGATACGCTGAAGAAAGTGCGGATTTTCGCAGACTGTGAGGCAGGACTGCTGATCGAGCTGGTGCTCAAGCTGCGACCACAAGTGTTCAGCCCTGGAGATTATATCTGCAAAAAGGGCGACATTGGTCGTGAGATGTACATCATCAAAGATGGAAAACTTGCAGTTGTTGCTGATGATGGTGTCACACAGTTCTGTGTGCTGAGCAGCGGGAGCTATTTTGGTGAGATCAGTATTCTTAATATTAAAGGCAGCAAAGCAGGCAACCGACGAACAGCCAACATCCGCAGCATTGGATACTCAGACCTCTTCTGTTTGTCCAAGGATGACCTGATGGAGTCACTGACAGAGTATCCAGATGCCAAAGGCATGCTCGAGGACAAAGGCCGGCAGATCCTAATGAAAGATAATCTGATAGACTTGGACCCAGCTAACATTAAGCCTGAGGtcaaggagctggaggagaaggtcAGTAAATTGTATAGCACAATGGACCTGATGCAGATCAAACTAAAGAAGATTCTCAAACATTACAAGAGTGCCGAGAAGGTACTCAGACATCGCATCGCAGATCTGGAGCGCCTAACAGGAGAGGAGgtagaagatgaagaggaggaggaagaggaggtgaaaaaggaagagaaagcggtagaaggagacaaaaaagaagatgaaaaaggagatggggagaaaaaggaagaggaggaaaaaggtgAAGGGacaaaagatgaagaaggaAAGGGTGAAGAGacaaaggaagaggagaaaaaagatgagactacagaagaagagaaaaaatag
- the enam gene encoding enamelin isoform X2 produces MKLLVFMMCLVVTTLTAPVPGSESNEEKVAAHANEALRWMEMYRMYQQQGVVGNPFLPAADAPAAPAAAAVVDAAPAQPADVPPPAPIANEDASEEEAEDGNPAPKAAAPGAPAAPLNSDEAEEVEEVEAAEAEPAVVEAAPAEPAAEEPAAAEPAAAEPAAADPAAAVEPAVVDVPVDAAPVDAVVVDVPPVDVVPVDVAPEAPVDAAADAPADVDAGAPVAAETDMAGAAADPVAL; encoded by the exons ATGAAGCTTTTGGTGTTCATGATGTGTCTGGTGGTCACTACCTTGACTGCTCCT GTTCCGGGGAGCGAAAGCAACGAGGAAAAA GTTGCGGCACATGCCAACGAAGCCCTGAGGTGGATGGAGATGTACAGGATGTACCAGCAGCAG gGAGTAGTCGGAAACCCCTTCcttcctgctgctgatgctCCT gctgctccagctgctgcagcagta GTGGATGCTGCACCAGCCCAGCCTGCTGatgttcctcctcctgctcccatTGCTAATGAAGATGCatcagaggaggaggcagag GATGGCAACCCTGCCCCTAAAGCTGCAGCACCTGGTGCTCCTGCTGCCCCCCTAAACTCTGATGAAGCAGAGGAAGTCGAAGAGGTGGAGGCAGCCGAGGCTGAACCGGCTGTGGTTGAAGCAGCACCGGCAGAGCCGGCAGCAGAAGAGCCGGCAGCAGCAGAGCCGGCAGCAGCAGAACCGGCAGCAGCAGACCCTGCAGCAGCTGTCGAGCCAGCTGTGGTTGACGTCCCTGTAGATGCTGCACCAGttgatgctgttgttgttgatgtgcCCCCTGTTGATGTGGTTCCTGTTGATGTTGCCCCAGAAGCTCCcgttgatgctgctgctgatgcccCTGCTGATGTTGATGCGGGTGCCCCAGTGGCAGCTGAGACTGACATggctggagcagcagcagatcctGTTGCACTGTAG
- the scpp5 gene encoding secretory calcium-binding phosphoprotein 5: protein MKLAILCLCLASTVSAAPSFFHYLPHYAGSRTQGPSQVKNPFTAGQALPAIPGAYSVELIYPHRFPGTGGSNPAQPFPSHGFIKYSIPQPPGRQSVEVYYPYDFSQQRIMTNMPPMTNVPQMPNVLPFDYPQQNIPQQIPNIPSFDANPIPSQDPLQPLQQDQPAQTSQVPPKV from the exons ATGAAATTGGCCATCTTGTGCCTATGTCTGGCTAGCACAGTCTCAGCTGCGCCT tcattctTTCATTACCTGCCTCATTATGCAGGTTCCAGAACACAAGGACCTTCACAG GTGAAAAACCCCTTCACTGCTGGCCAGGCTCTACCTGCGATACCTGGAGCTTACAGTGTGGAACTA ATTTATCCTCACAGATTTCCTGGTACAGGTGGATCAAATCCTGCACAG CCCTTTCCCTCTCATGGTTTCATCAAATACTCCATTCCTCAGCCACCAGGCAGACAGAGTGTGGAAGTC TACTACCCCTATGACTTCTCCCAGCAAAgg ATAATGACAAACATGCCTCCAATGACAAATGTCCCTCAGATGCCAAAT GTGCTTCCATTCGACTACCCCCAACAAAATATTCCCCAGCAAATCCCAAAT attCCCTCATTTGATGCCAATCCTATTCCATCCCAGGATCCCCTGCAGCCTCTCCAGCAGGACCAGCCCGCACAGACGAGCCAG GTGCCGCCAAAGGTTTGA
- the scpp7 gene encoding secretory calcium-binding phosphoprotein 7 translates to MKLFLLAACILGMAVCAPPQMYMEFDIRHAPAEAAQAIPAGVPFDKLDVILPVDAQKHLVAGPVRGFIKQEIPQPNGRESKDVYIPFGFDVVVPAAAAPAAPAAPAAPAAPAAPAAPAAAPVVRAAPAAPAAPAAPLAPVVAAPAAKPKGDDDDDDDDD, encoded by the exons atgaaattattcCTGCTTGCTGCCTGCATCCTTGGGATGGCCGTCTGTGCCCCT CCACAGATGTACATGGAGTTTGACATCCGTCACGCTCCGGCTGAG GCAGCCCAGGCTATTCCTGCTGGAGTCCCATTTGATAAACTGGATGTT ATCCTTCCTGTCGATGCCCAGAAACATCTGGTTGCAGGACCC GTCCGAGGCTTCATCAAGCAGGAGATCCCACAGCCAAATGGTAGAGAGTCCAAGGATGTG TATATCCCCTTCGGTTTTGACGTGGTAGTTCCTGCCGCCGCTGCccctgcagctccagcagctccagcagctccagcagctcctgcagctcctgcagctcctgctgcagctcctgttGTTCGTgcagctccagctgctcctgctgctcctgctgcccCTCTTGCACCTGTTGTTGCTGCCCCC GCTGCCAAACCCaaaggagatgatgatgatgatgatgacgatgactaA
- the LOC104930200 gene encoding 5-hydroxytryptamine receptor 4 codes for MDNGSSGLLGDVNTSQAELTSCATVRSPACRIFLYAFLSVAIVCTVVGNFLVVLSIAYFKQLQSPTNSFVMSLAVADCLVGLLVMPYSMIRTVEGCWYFGFLFCRLHSSLDVMLCTASIFHLSCIAFDRYYAVCNPLLYSLKMPHSRVALLIVVCWAVPMLISFGPIMLDLHIAGVDVILPKDVCVFLVNRIYAVMASLVAFYLPMAIMLVAYWKIFKAAKRQARQISAMESQMAAGVGKDSSKKQRHRNAMKRERKAAKTLGIIMGVFLIFWMPFFTVNIVDPFIEYSTEVFVWDIFLWLGYINSSLNPFLYGFFNRSFRRAFLMFMGCRVCLPGSSPGMELSHTRKDANERADQP; via the coding sequence ATGGATAACGGCAGCTCGGGATTGCTCGGAGATGTTAACACATCTCAGGCTGAACTTACATCCTGCGCTACAGTGAGGAGCCCGGCCTGTCGCATTTTCCTATATGCCTTCCTCTCTGTTGCTATCGTCTGCACAGTGGTGGGAAACTTCCTGGTGGTCTTGTCCATCGCCTACTTCAAGCAGTTGCAGTCACCCACAAACTCTTTCGTCATGTCCCTGGCAGTGGCTGACTGCCTGGTTGGCCTGTTAGTCATGCCTTATAGTATGATTCGAACTGTGGAGGGATGTTGGTATTTCGGTTTCCTTTTTTGTCGGCTTCACTCAAGCCTCGATGTCATGCTCTGCACTGCCTCCATATTCCATCTCAGCTGCATTGCCTTTGACCGCTACTATGCTGTCTGCAACCCACTACTTTACTCTTTAAAGATGCCCCACAGTCGGGTTGCTCTCCTTATTGTTGTATGTTGGGCTGTTCCCATGCTCATTTCCTTTGGCCCCATAATGCTCGATCTTCATATTGCTGGTGTGGACGTCATTCTCCCTAAAGATGTATGCGTGTTCTTGGTCAATCGCATTTATGCTGTGATGGCTTCTTTAGTAGCCTTTTACTTGCCGATGGCTATCATGCTAGTTGCCTACTGGAAAATCTTCAAGGCTGCCAAAAGACAGGCCAGGCAGATTAGCGCCATGGAAAGCCAGATGGCTGCTGGCGTGGGTAAAGACTCGAGCAAGAAACAAAGACATCGAAACGCCatgaagagggaaagaaaggcaGCAAAAACTTTGGGTATCATCATGGGAGTTTTCCTGATCTTCTGGATGCCTTTCTTTACAGTCAACATTGTGGACCCGTTCATTGAATACAGCACAGAGGTGTTTGTCTGGGACATATTTTTGTGGTTGGGATATATCAATTCATCTCTAAATCCCTTCCTGTATGGTTTCTTTAACCGTTCCTTTCGTAGGGCATTTCTCATGTTCATGGGCTGCAGGGTGTGCCTGCCTGGATCCTCCCCTGGGATGGAGCTATCGCATACTCGCAAAGACGCAAATGAACGTGCAGACCAAccataa